The following nucleotide sequence is from Paenibacillus andongensis.
AGTCTCACCGTCCACTGTATCCCGCGTTATATCAGGACATCCGCGTATCAGTCCAGCGACCATTCGTAAAGTAAAGGATATTATGTCCGAAATGGGCTATCATCCCAATGTGATGGCGAAGAGCCTTGTGTCCAAAACGACACAGACCATTGGAATTCTCCTGCCTCGATCCGCGGAAGAACTCTTCTTGAATCTATTCTTTTCAGAAATCATTCGCGGCGTCGTTACACAATCCACTCGCAGCGGCTATGATTTAATGATGACCACAGGCACAACGGAGAGTGAGGAAGTCGAAGCTGTCACTAGACTTGTTAAAGGACGTAGAGTTGACGGCATCATTTTGCTGTATTCCCGTAAATCAGATCCCGTTATCTCCTTCTTACAAGAAATGAAATTTCCGTTCGTTCTTGTTGGTCGAAGCGAAGACTATCCAGATGTGCTTTCTGTCGATAATAATAATGTGCTTGCTGCCTATGATGCTACACGTCACCTCATTGCCCAAGGTCATAAACGCGTTGGCTTCGTAAGCGGTCCTCCGAATCTTATTGTTTCGAAGGATCGTATGGAAGGATATGTACAAGCTATGAGAGAAGCAGGCCTAGAGATACAATCCGAATGGATTGTCGAAGGCGAGTTTCTTCAAGAGAGCGGATATCGAGCGATGTCTTTTTTTATGAGTCTGCCGGAACGTCCAACAGCTCTTGTCGTCATCGATGATATCGTTGCTTTCGGTGTACTTCGCGGGTTAACCGAGCTTGGTTTTAAAGTCCCAAACGATCTTAGCTTGGTTGGTTTCAACAACATTTCCATGTCAGAGCTGTCTTCACCACCGATTAGCTCCATTGATATCGGTATCTATCAACTCGGATATACGGCTTCGCAAACGTTAATTAAAGCAGTAAAAGGAGAGACGATTCACCATAACCACATTATCATTCCACATCGATTAATGGCTCGGGAATCCTCACTTCTTTCCATACACAATTAAGGAGTTGCTCGACATGAATCAAGACAAAAAACCTTATTTAATCGACGCCATCGCTGGAAACTCAAGATTTCTAGCTTCTCTTGGCCGAACTGGTCGCTTGTTTCGCTTATGGTGGCCCCACATTGATTACCCTCAACATGTTGATGAAATTCGTACCGGCTTGTTCATAGACGGGATGAGTAACGAAACGAGCTGGTTTGACAGCAGCGAAGACGGCTGGCAGCATGCCGCTGGGTATGTGGATAGAACCAATATTTTCCGTGTGAAATCAAAGTCCACACAGCTTCCTATTGCTGTTGAATCCTTAGACTACGCCGTACCCCAAGAGGATATTTATGTTCGTCACTATCGCCTGACAAACCATGGAACAGAGCCAGTCTCCTTCCAATTCTTGTACTACTCGTCATTCCGCTCGATGGAAACTTCGTACTACCATACAACCCAATTCGATGAATCCATAGATGCATTGACCCATATGCGGCATGCTTATATTTTTTCGCTTTCCAGTTCAAACGTTTGCACAGGTTATCAAGCAGGTCATGCTTGGTCTTCCGCGCAAATGGGAATACTCAACGGAAACCAAATTGACATGACGCCAGATGGGGCCTTAAGCTGGCGATTCAATGATGTTCAGCCTGGTGAAACCGCCGAACTCCCTGTGTATATAGCTGCAGGCTCAACGCGTCAAGAAGCAGCAGACGTGCTGATTAAAGCCAAAAGTATGCCTGCTTCGCATTGGTATGAGCTGACGGTTTCCTACTGGCAGCAATTTTTGGCGAATACCGTGCCAGCTCCTAAGGCATCAGATGCCATTCGCGAGCTCTATGAGCGCTCGCTGCTCACAATGAAGCTGATGTCCGACGAAAGCAGCGGCAGTGTTGTGGCCGCGCCTGAGTTCGACGAAGGCTTCACCCGCTGCGGCGGCTATGCGTACTGCTGGGGCCGCGACGCCGCCTTCATTACGACAGCCTTCGACCGTGTCGGGCTGACGGACCTGTCCACTCGCTTCTACGAGTGGACGCTAACTGCCCAGGACGCCGACGGGTCCTGGCAGCAAAGGCACTACCATGACGGGCGCCTTGCGCCGTCATGGGGACTCCAGATCGACGAGGGCGCGTCGATCCTGTGGGGGATGTGGCAGCATTACAGCCACATCCAAGATCCGGCCTTCGCCGAGCGGGTATGGCCCGCCGTGGCGAAGGGAGCCGGTTTCCTCGTCAGCTTCCTCGACGAGGAAACCGGTTTGCCTGCGCCAAGCCGCGACCTCTGGGAGGAGCGCTTGGCGGAGCACACGTACTCGGCAGCGGCCGTGTACGGCGGGTTAACCGCAGCAGCCGCGTTCGCGCAGCTGCGTGGCTTTGAAACCGAAGCGGCCGCGTGGACGAAGGCCGCTGAAGGGATTCAGCACGCGATCAGCGAACGCTGCTGGAACGAAGACCGCGGCTCCTTCCATCGCGGACTGAAGCTCGCGGTTAGCGAGCAAGATTACCGCGAAGCCAACGCGAGCGGTGTATCAACTTCCATCGCTGTGAATGCGAAGGGATACCCATCCTTTATGCTCGAACACGACTCCATCCTCGATATCTCTTTGCTTGGTATTTCCGTTCCGTTTGGTGCTGTCTCTATCAACGACCCAAAAATGGTACAAACAGCCGAAGCAATTGAACTTGCGCTGACGGTGCCAGGCGTGGGTGGTATCAAACGCTACGAGAATGATCACTACATCGGTGGGAATCCTTGGATTCTGACCACACTTTGGCTGAGCCATTACCGCATAGCTCGTGGACAGTACGACGAAGCTAGAACGCTGCTGCAATGGGCCGTAGACCACCGTACGGAAATGGGCTTATTACCTGAACAGATCGACAAAGTGTCCGGTGAAACCGCATGGGTCGTTCCTTTAACTTGGTCGCATGCGATGTTTATCCTAGCCGTTTCTATGCTTTCTGAAGTAGATCAACTGCAAGCTACTATCACCACTAATGTCGAAAAAATACAATAATTTGGCAAAAAATGGGTAGTTTACATCAAAAAAGGTTTAATTCCTGTACAAAAAAAACTCTGCCTCTGCCTCAGGTCCTTGGTGTAACCCATTCTTTTGTGCATAGTGAGAGATGGATGTGGGTTCCAAGCGCTGTTGAAGTCGTGTTATTTAAATGAATTAGGCAGTAATTACACGACACAACTGTTACTTGGCGAGTTTCTTTGCAAGGGACTACTCGCTGCTCTCCGGTGTACAAGAAGACTTTAGCGTTTTGCAGCTGCATCCCCTTAGGGCTTCACTAACGTACGTGGAGAACGATTATTCGCTCAAAGTCCACAATAACTGCGAAAGTGCAGGTATTTTGTTAAAATCGTTTGAATAGAGGAAACGCCTGCTATTATGCAGGAATTTTTAGCTTTTCTATCCTGAAAATTAAAAAAAGACTGTAAAAGCCTGCACGTTTGCAGGCTTTTACGAATAGGAGCTATTCAAAGAAAAAAAGCATGTATAATTGCAGATTTACCATAATCGCAGTCACTTCTTCTCGTTAAAGTTCGCTCCAACCCAAAACATATTACAAAAAAAAGACAAATGAGCAAAATCTCTCATTTGTCTTTTCCTTGTTTTTATGAAGCAGACGAAGCTACATCATCCTCATCCGCACTTCCGCTATCCGTGCCTTCAAGGAAGAATTGAACAAGCTTCATATGCTTTTTCAGCGATTTCTCGTGGATAAGATTGATCTTACCGTTATCCAACGCGCCAAATACGTAGATTAATTCCTCATTGTCGTGCGACCAATCGAAGCCTTCCAGAAGCTGTAAAGAATTCGTCCATTCTTCGTTGTATTCTCCGTTCGGGAATAAGAAGCGATTGGCATACAGCGCAATACTTTCTTGAATCACACGATTGGCCGATGTATACTGCGCCAAGCCTGGTTGCTCTGGCATCATCGGCAGGATCGTATTAAAAAATTGGTGCAATATTTCTACATACGTCGATGGATCGTGGCGAATTTTGCGCTGAAGCTCATAGGATGGCTGCATTCTGCCAGAAAAAAGCATCGTCGCCGTCGCATATAACCAGCTGAAACACGTAAAGTTACGATTGAACGA
It contains:
- a CDS encoding LacI family DNA-binding transcriptional regulator, producing MSVTIIDVAKKAGVSPSTVSRVISGHPRISPATIRKVKDIMSEMGYHPNVMAKSLVSKTTQTIGILLPRSAEELFLNLFFSEIIRGVVTQSTRSGYDLMMTTGTTESEEVEAVTRLVKGRRVDGIILLYSRKSDPVISFLQEMKFPFVLVGRSEDYPDVLSVDNNNVLAAYDATRHLIAQGHKRVGFVSGPPNLIVSKDRMEGYVQAMREAGLEIQSEWIVEGEFLQESGYRAMSFFMSLPERPTALVVIDDIVAFGVLRGLTELGFKVPNDLSLVGFNNISMSELSSPPISSIDIGIYQLGYTASQTLIKAVKGETIHHNHIIIPHRLMARESSLLSIHN
- a CDS encoding glycoside hydrolase family 15 protein produces the protein MNQDKKPYLIDAIAGNSRFLASLGRTGRLFRLWWPHIDYPQHVDEIRTGLFIDGMSNETSWFDSSEDGWQHAAGYVDRTNIFRVKSKSTQLPIAVESLDYAVPQEDIYVRHYRLTNHGTEPVSFQFLYYSSFRSMETSYYHTTQFDESIDALTHMRHAYIFSLSSSNVCTGYQAGHAWSSAQMGILNGNQIDMTPDGALSWRFNDVQPGETAELPVYIAAGSTRQEAADVLIKAKSMPASHWYELTVSYWQQFLANTVPAPKASDAIRELYERSLLTMKLMSDESSGSVVAAPEFDEGFTRCGGYAYCWGRDAAFITTAFDRVGLTDLSTRFYEWTLTAQDADGSWQQRHYHDGRLAPSWGLQIDEGASILWGMWQHYSHIQDPAFAERVWPAVAKGAGFLVSFLDEETGLPAPSRDLWEERLAEHTYSAAAVYGGLTAAAAFAQLRGFETEAAAWTKAAEGIQHAISERCWNEDRGSFHRGLKLAVSEQDYREANASGVSTSIAVNAKGYPSFMLEHDSILDISLLGISVPFGAVSINDPKMVQTAEAIELALTVPGVGGIKRYENDHYIGGNPWILTTLWLSHYRIARGQYDEARTLLQWAVDHRTEMGLLPEQIDKVSGETAWVVPLTWSHAMFILAVSMLSEVDQLQATITTNVEKIQ